From the Bacillus alveayuensis genome, the window CACCAAATTGCACTTCACTGAAAAACTTATCCTCTCCTCCTTCTAGCAGGTCGTCGGCAGTTAAATCTTTATATTCATTCTTTTTACTAAAGTAGGAAACAATCCCAGATGAAGGAACTTTAAAGCCAGAAGTGGAGCTATTAGAAACAAAGGAAAATTTCTTTCCAGCAATATTGTCAATGGAAAAGCCGTCTCCGCTTTTGTATTCTTCCTCATCACCTTTGTTTACCGCCAACCAGCTATAGTACAAAGCATCGTCTAACGTTCCAGATTCACCACTAGGAACAACAAGGGGCAGCACTTTTTCATTTTTGTTATGAGCTTCTATGTATCCTTGTGCTCCCATGAACGCCAAATCAGCATTTCCGTTTGCAATCGCCTCAATCGCAATAATGTAATCAGTTGTCGTTTTATGCTCTACCTTCTTTCCAGTTGCTTCCTCAATCACTTTCGAGATCTCTTCACGTGCTGCTTTCAAATCTTCACCTGATTCATTCGGATACCACGCGATCGTAATCGTATCGTCTCCTTTTGGTGAGGACTCCCCTTCCTGTCCTGTTGATTCTGAACAGCCAGATAGAATAATGGCAAAAATCAAGGTGAGACAAATAGACAATGCCCATTTTTTCATGTTTATACCCCTTTTCTTCCAAAATTGAATATTTTTCATGACTATAATTTGAATATATAAGATGACTGTAAAGTGACTGTTAAAAAAAATTATTGAATTATTAAAAAATGTTAATCTTTTGTTAAATGCTTCTTTTCCGAAAATTTACTAATTGACCTTCCTGCATCCGATATTCTACATCACATAAATTTTGCATGAACAAAGTATCATGAAAAATTCCCAGCATCGTCGTTCCTTCGTGAGAGAGCTGTTCCATCAGCTCCCTTACCTTTTCTTTTGATTCATCATCGAGACTTGCTGTCGGTTCATCCAAAAGCAATAGCTTTGGCCGTTTGACCATTGCTCGTGCAATGTTCAGACGGAGCTTCTCACCCCCTGAAAAAGTTGCAACATAACTATCCCATAATTCAGGATCTAGCTCGAAATGTGTCAATATTTTTTCTGTTTCTTCCTCCGCATAAGCTTCCTTATATCCCATTTCCACAATCGCTTGTTTAACCAACTCTCTTGCCGTGATCCGAGGCAGAGCATTTAAAAATTGTGATACATATCCGATTTCAAACTTTCGCAAATAGATTATTTCTCTTTCCGTCGCTTCTCGTAGATTGATAGGACCAAATTTTTCCGATTTGTACCAAATGTCTCCACCTTGAGGCAAGTAAGTACGATAAATGCACTTTAAAATGGTTGATTTTCCGCTTCCGCTCTTACCGGTAATGCCGACGAATTCACCTCCTTTTACAGAAAAACTAATATTTTCAATGGCATGAATTTCCTTATTGACGTTATGCAAGCGAAATGTTTTCGATAAATTCTCAACTTCAAGGATATTTTCCACTAGATCACCTACTTCCACCGTACTTATCTAGAAATGTTTCAATATTTGAAGACAAGTCTTCAATTCGGTTCTTTATCGTTTCATATGACCAGTCCCACCACCTGATTTCTTCTAACCTTTTAATCGTTTGATCATCAAATCGATACCGCAAGTGCTTTGCCGGTATTCCGATAACAATGGAATAAGGATCAACATTCTTCGTAACGATGGCACCGCTCCCTACTACAGCACCATTACCGACTTTTACTCCCGGCATGATAATGGCCCCATGGCCAATCCATGTGTCATGGCCGATGTATGTTTTTTGTTCAGTCCGCCATGCTAAAAATTTTTCATCATCCTTTTTATCGACTCCGTACATTTTTCTCCGATATGTAATATGATGTAAAGTCGGCCGCTCCATCGGATGAGCGGTTGGGCCAATTCGCACCATCGCAGCAATGTTGGAAAACTTTCCAACCTCCACATTTTGCAAAATACAAAACTGTCCCGTGTAGGAATAATCTCCAAGCTTCACATTTTCGAAATAATTGTGAGCTCCGACCTCCGTGTACTCTCCTAATTCCGTATTAAACATTTGACAATTTTCATGGATATAAGGCTGTTTAGATAACTTTTTCTCTACCATAGCAGCTTCCTTTCACCTTAAATTCTATAATTTGTTTTCAAGATTAAGCGTCCATCTACAAAACAAGATGTAATCACTGGAAAATCCAGCTCAATTTTTTCTATAATTAATAAATCTGCTTTTTTCCCTTCTTTAATAGAGCCTATTTGATCATCTAAGTTTACGGCTTTTGCTGGATTTAGGGTTACAAGCTTA encodes:
- a CDS encoding phosphonate transport system substrate-binding protein (product_source=KO:K02044; cath_funfam=3.40.190.10; cleavage_site_network=SignalP-noTM; cog=COG3221; ko=KO:K02044; pfam=PF12974; superfamily=53850; tigrfam=TIGR01098), producing MKKWALSICLTLIFAIILSGCSESTGQEGESSPKGDDTITIAWYPNESGEDLKAAREEISKVIEEATGKKVEHKTTTDYIIAIEAIANGNADLAFMGAQGYIEAHNKNEKVLPLVVPSGESGTLDDALYYSWLAVNKGDEEEYKSGDGFSIDNIAGKKFSFVSNSSTSGFKVPSSGIVSYFSKKNEYKDLTADDLLEGGEDKFFSEVQFGGSHQGSAVNLLSGKVDVAAFCDTCVNNYVELVDGEENKPGAVYKVKKDAAEPFHTVPEKEFVLISVTPVLNAPFVVNTETVSEEDRKKLLEAFVSDEVANNPKIFVPEDSDFTGLFSKKGNERFVEVEDSWFNPIRELSN
- a CDS encoding alpha-D-ribose 1-methylphosphonate 5-triphosphate synthase subunit PhnL (product_source=KO:K05780; cath_funfam=3.40.50.300; cog=COG4778; ko=KO:K05780; pfam=PF00005; smart=SM00382; superfamily=52540; tigrfam=TIGR02324): MENILEVENLSKTFRLHNVNKEIHAIENISFSVKGGEFVGITGKSGSGKSTILKCIYRTYLPQGGDIWYKSEKFGPINLREATEREIIYLRKFEIGYVSQFLNALPRITARELVKQAIVEMGYKEAYAEEETEKILTHFELDPELWDSYVATFSGGEKLRLNIARAMVKRPKLLLLDEPTASLDDESKEKVRELMEQLSHEGTTMLGIFHDTLFMQNLCDVEYRMQEGQLVNFRKRSI
- a CDS encoding phosphonate metabolism protein (transferase hexapeptide repeat family) (product_source=TIGR03308; cath_funfam=2.160.10.10; cog=COG0110; ko=KO:K00680; pfam=PF00132; superfamily=51161; tigrfam=TIGR03308), producing MVEKKLSKQPYIHENCQMFNTELGEYTEVGAHNYFENVKLGDYSYTGQFCILQNVEVGKFSNIAAMVRIGPTAHPMERPTLHHITYRRKMYGVDKKDDEKFLAWRTEQKTYIGHDTWIGHGAIIMPGVKVGNGAVVGSGAIVTKNVDPYSIVIGIPAKHLRYRFDDQTIKRLEEIRWWDWSYETIKNRIEDLSSNIETFLDKYGGSR